One window of Helicobacter winghamensis ATCC BAA-430 genomic DNA carries:
- a CDS encoding methyltransferase domain-containing protein: protein MGGGVITPVVMQGWFAHSTHFIPNNETLPIFVGTHFSQEIYKFLGYFNAYYPWFFENKTIGCRDLSTLEFCKSLGLKAYLSRCLTLTLPRRNQSIVGNTIYLVGVPKEMLPYLPKHLREDAQKVEQQNIKCENSLDWKNIYTQSESLLEVYKTQAKLVITCALHCAAPCLAMGIPVVLIAKDKESLDRFSAVKGILPIWTFEDLKAGCVNFSPTSLDIESLKKDMLENLKFSTQKEMGEKIDEENLCAIRERIANFKVSKTSDSMSFVDESAGGGAFRETSINTWKSSFNYDVEFKQRSQILLDLLSQEEKKNLRSVLDLGCGIQYFKDVLRENGLAPIYCGVDLYPHKEDNILCDFNKGEFPNFSKQGFDLIVCAGLFEYIVDLQGLVNKICALSPNHILCSYNFDGISLQNSIWVNRLDQKSLFNLFFLNDYYLNDYKTHRRNNPTGYFLFCKKEKMGR from the coding sequence GTGGGGGGGGGGGTAATTACTCCTGTTGTTATGCAAGGTTGGTTTGCGCATTCAACGCATTTTATTCCTAATAATGAAACTTTGCCAATTTTTGTTGGAACGCATTTTAGTCAAGAGATTTATAAATTTTTAGGATATTTTAATGCTTATTATCCTTGGTTTTTTGAAAACAAGACAATAGGTTGCAGAGATCTTTCAACTTTGGAGTTTTGTAAGAGTTTAGGGTTAAAGGCTTATTTATCGCGTTGCCTTACTTTAACATTGCCTAGGCGAAATCAAAGTATTGTGGGAAATACGATTTATTTGGTGGGTGTTCCTAAAGAAATGTTGCCATACTTGCCAAAACATTTAAGAGAAGATGCGCAGAAGGTAGAACAGCAAAACATAAAATGTGAGAACTCTTTAGATTGGAAAAATATTTATACGCAAAGTGAAAGTTTGTTAGAGGTTTATAAAACTCAAGCTAAACTAGTAATTACTTGTGCATTGCATTGTGCGGCACCATGTTTAGCTATGGGGATTCCTGTGGTTTTGATTGCAAAAGATAAAGAAAGCCTTGATCGTTTTTCTGCTGTTAAAGGGATTTTACCTATTTGGACATTTGAAGATTTAAAGGCTGGCTGTGTCAATTTTTCTCCTACAAGTTTAGATATAGAATCTTTGAAGAAAGATATGCTAGAGAACTTAAAGTTTAGCACGCAAAAGGAAATGGGAGAAAAAATTGATGAAGAAAATCTTTGTGCAATTAGAGAAAGAATAGCAAATTTTAAAGTTTCTAAAACTAGTGATTCTATGTCTTTTGTTGATGAGAGTGCGGGGGGGGGGGCATTTAGAGAAACAAGTATAAATACTTGGAAAAGTAGCTTTAATTATGATGTAGAGTTTAAGCAAAGATCACAGATATTATTAGATTTGCTATCTCAAGAAGAAAAGAAAAATTTAAGATCTGTTCTAGATTTAGGATGCGGGATACAATATTTTAAAGATGTTTTACGCGAAAATGGACTAGCTCCTATATATTGTGGGGTTGATTTATATCCACACAAAGAAGATAATATTCTTTGTGATTTCAATAAGGGTGAATTTCCAAATTTTTCTAAACAAGGTTTTGATTTAATTGTCTGTGCTGGATTGTTTGAATATATTGTAGATTTGCAGGGTTTGGTCAATAAGATTTGCGCTTTATCTCCCAATCATATTTTATGTAGTTATAATTTTGATGGCATCAGCTTACAGAATTCTATTTGGGTAAATCGTTTGGATCAGAAAAGTCTTTTCAATTTATTTTTTCTTAATGATTATTATTTAAATGATTACAAAACCCATAGAAGAAATAATCCTACGGGTTATTTTTTGTTTTGTAAAAAAGAAAAGATGGGAAGATAG
- a CDS encoding glycosyltransferase family 8 protein: MFHIILSADENYIKYASVLITSVIYNTNPKLTFKDFCQKEGFKALKNSYFSAYQNIDFSKLSKQEAQEGYIFHILSDSISSTTQNQLTELQNTLNTIYPCEILTHIINDKEFENFPISGAAHSNHLPYYRLKLDSYLDDSITKCLYLDSDMLCLCDLRELFAIDLKDFVVAAINDPGTKKRKIKYKENGKKMILNFNDNYFNSGFLLINTQNYKQHKIQEKCENLAKKCYYIKAADQDLLNATIPKEKLLKLPIAYNFSSISFCIAICKDEQKHRLNCTRAEFMESYKNPKIIHYGEKPWKFLQSYVNSKGENINDLWWHYAKITPSFSTQLLESKASIKEYLHFASLGFEVFKLSTKLTGYFALHSLIHTPQNDTNLTKEIPQDLFGLCCILGETILFARKHKKGALSVFLKALKIKKNFEKFSTQKFNQML; this comes from the coding sequence ATGTTTCATATTATTTTAAGTGCTGATGAAAACTATATCAAATATGCTTCTGTATTAATCACAAGTGTTATTTATAACACAAATCCCAAACTCACCTTTAAAGATTTCTGTCAAAAAGAAGGCTTTAAAGCCCTCAAAAATAGCTATTTTAGCGCATATCAAAACATTGATTTTAGTAAGCTTTCCAAACAAGAAGCCCAAGAGGGATATATTTTTCATATCCTAAGCGATTCCATCTCTAGCACCACTCAAAACCAACTCACAGAACTCCAAAACACCCTTAATACAATCTATCCTTGCGAGATTCTAACGCATATTATTAACGACAAAGAGTTTGAAAACTTCCCAATCTCAGGTGCTGCTCACAGCAATCATCTCCCCTATTACCGCCTAAAATTAGATTCCTACCTTGATGATTCCATTACAAAATGCCTTTATTTAGACTCCGATATGCTCTGCCTTTGTGATTTAAGAGAGCTTTTTGCTATAGATTTAAAAGACTTTGTTGTAGCGGCTATCAATGATCCGGGCACCAAAAAGCGCAAAATCAAATACAAAGAAAATGGCAAAAAAATGATTTTAAACTTCAATGATAATTATTTTAACTCCGGATTTTTGCTAATCAACACACAAAACTACAAACAACACAAAATCCAAGAAAAATGCGAAAACCTTGCCAAAAAATGCTATTACATAAAAGCTGCCGATCAAGATTTGCTAAATGCTACCATTCCTAAAGAAAAGCTTTTAAAGCTCCCCATTGCCTATAATTTTTCTTCTATTAGCTTTTGTATTGCGATTTGTAAAGATGAGCAAAAGCACCGCCTAAACTGCACTAGGGCGGAATTTATGGAAAGCTATAAGAATCCAAAGATTATCCACTATGGCGAAAAGCCGTGGAAATTCCTACAAAGCTATGTAAATAGCAAGGGGGAAAATATCAATGATCTTTGGTGGCATTATGCTAAAATCACTCCAAGCTTTAGCACGCAATTATTAGAATCCAAAGCTTCTATTAAAGAGTATTTACACTTCGCATCTTTAGGCTTTGAAGTCTTTAAGCTCTCCACAAAACTAACAGGTTATTTTGCCCTGCACTCTCTCATTCACACACCACAAAATGATACAAATCTAACAAAAGAGATTCCACAAGATCTCTTCGGGCTATGCTGTATTTTAGGGGAAACAATCCTTTTTGCTAGAAAGCATAAAAAGGGAGCATTAAGCGTGTTTTTAAAGGCGCTTAAAATCAAAAAAAACTTTGAGAAATTTAGCACACAAAAATTTAATCAAATGCTTTAA
- a CDS encoding glycosyltransferase family 4 protein: MKIIAKYDRIMILKAVCAKLVYKVSKMKILLVIDDVSIFGGVERVVANLANAFLEQGDEVCVYSLFCKSQSLPYEYPNIVFHSHTSTIDLKKPKNKMGKILREILRIFVQPVNALIECKNAWSFKKFINEYQPNFILCNEWTNALVKTLAKMPNSVKVVHCSFDAYLQCGLELAGFKNVALLTFQEIEQFQAKYPSSNFYVIPNFLPNIPNAQTDYTQKVVLSVGRMSLDNQKGFLRLLEIWNLIMRDSAFKEWKLHIVGGGELKPQIEARIKELKLSDSIKLKPFTKEVEKEYLSASIYAMSSHFEGLPMVLLEASSYGLPCVSFDIKTGPRDIIEHQKSGFLITDNDLEDYAKHLKILMQDSNLRKNMGMQSQRIAREKFSKEVVRRQWAELFGKIG; encoded by the coding sequence GTGAAAATTATAGCAAAATATGATAGGATTATGATTTTAAAGGCAGTTTGCGCCAAGTTAGTTTATAAAGTGAGCAAGATGAAAATCTTATTAGTTATTGATGATGTAAGCATTTTTGGGGGAGTAGAAAGAGTTGTTGCTAATCTTGCCAATGCGTTTTTGGAGCAAGGCGATGAAGTTTGCGTATATAGTCTATTTTGTAAGTCCCAGAGCTTACCTTATGAGTATCCTAATATTGTTTTCCACTCTCATACTTCAACTATTGACCTTAAAAAGCCTAAAAATAAAATGGGTAAAATTTTGCGTGAAATTTTACGCATTTTTGTTCAACCTGTTAATGCATTAATAGAATGTAAGAATGCTTGGAGTTTTAAAAAGTTTATCAATGAATATCAACCCAACTTTATTCTTTGTAATGAATGGACAAATGCACTTGTTAAAACATTGGCAAAAATGCCAAATAGCGTTAAAGTGGTGCATTGCTCTTTTGATGCTTATTTGCAATGCGGCTTAGAGTTAGCGGGTTTTAAAAATGTTGCTTTATTGACTTTTCAAGAGATAGAGCAATTTCAAGCAAAATACCCTTCAAGCAATTTTTATGTGATTCCTAACTTTTTGCCTAATATTCCAAACGCGCAAACAGATTATACACAAAAAGTTGTGCTTAGTGTGGGGAGAATGAGCCTTGATAACCAAAAAGGGTTTTTGCGTCTCTTGGAAATATGGAATCTTATAATGCGGGATTCCGCCTTTAAAGAGTGGAAACTTCATATTGTGGGGGGGGGGGAGTTAAAGCCACAAATTGAAGCGAGAATTAAAGAGCTAAAGCTTAGTGATTCTATAAAGCTTAAGCCTTTTACAAAAGAAGTGGAGAAAGAATATTTGAGTGCTAGTATTTATGCGATGAGTAGCCATTTTGAAGGCTTGCCTATGGTGTTATTGGAGGCTAGTTCTTATGGGCTTCCTTGTGTATCTTTTGATATTAAAACAGGTCCTAGAGATATAATAGAACATCAAAAAAGTGGATTTTTGATTACAGATAATGATTTAGAGGATTATGCAAAGCATTTAAAAATCTTAATGCAGGATAGCAATTTAAGAAAAAATATGGGTATGCAATCCCAAAGAATTGCGCGTGAGAAGTTTAGCAAGGAAGTGGTAAGGCGACAATGGGCGGAGCTGTTTGGCAAAATAGGATAA
- a CDS encoding glycosyltransferase family 2 protein — protein MQARVSIIIPVYNVEKYIAKCLESCIHQTLKEIEIIIVDDCGNDRSIEIAREYASRDSRVKIVYNKENSKPFACRNLGAEIASGEYLCFLDSDDFLDLNACEIAYNASKESYYDLVSFGAYYLKNGKKTPFIEYDEINFENVGSFCKWYYGLKYPVWNLWGRLIKREKYCLAVERLEVDGVKLMIAEDALVMFAVFNLCDTLAFISEVLYGYCYNEESLTNCESLENLKNKSDGFFHIIEIMENFIANNYCDKRLAKYFLLQMKQEHRIIKYRLKKYNKSLTIFDIIFNKIKGRFYIFRRKMRVKFMI, from the coding sequence ATGCAAGCTAGAGTTTCTATTATTATTCCTGTTTATAATGTTGAAAAATATATTGCAAAATGTTTAGAGTCTTGTATTCATCAAACTTTAAAAGAGATTGAAATTATTATTGTGGATGATTGCGGAAATGATAGAAGTATAGAAATAGCAAGGGAATATGCAAGTAGGGATTCTAGGGTAAAGATAGTTTATAATAAAGAGAATTCCAAACCTTTTGCTTGTAGAAATCTTGGGGCAGAGATTGCTAGCGGAGAGTATTTGTGCTTTTTGGATTCTGATGATTTTTTGGATTTAAATGCATGTGAAATTGCCTATAACGCTTCTAAAGAAAGTTATTATGATTTGGTAAGTTTTGGGGCATATTATTTGAAAAATGGAAAGAAGACGCCTTTTATTGAGTATGATGAGATAAATTTTGAAAATGTGGGATCTTTTTGTAAATGGTATTATGGGTTGAAATATCCCGTGTGGAATCTTTGGGGCAGGTTAATCAAAAGGGAGAAGTATTGTTTGGCTGTGGAGCGATTAGAGGTTGATGGCGTTAAATTGATGATTGCTGAAGATGCGTTAGTAATGTTTGCTGTTTTTAATTTGTGTGATACCTTGGCTTTTATTTCTGAAGTTTTATATGGATATTGCTACAATGAAGAATCTCTCACAAATTGTGAATCTTTGGAAAATTTAAAGAATAAAAGCGATGGATTTTTTCATATTATAGAAATTATGGAAAATTTTATTGCAAATAATTATTGCGATAAAAGATTGGCGAAGTATTTTTTGTTACAAATGAAACAAGAACATAGAATCATAAAATATAGATTAAAAAAATATAATAAATCATTAACAATATTTGATATTATTTTTAATAAAATCAAAGGTAGATTTTATATTTTTAGAAGAAAGATGAGAGTTAAATTTATGATATAA
- a CDS encoding glycosyltransferase family 2 protein, whose protein sequence is MANTYNPCISIIVPIYNVEPYLKKCLNSIINQTYKNLDIILVDDGSTDGSLEIALNYATKDERILVISKPNGGLSSARNMGLELLKNTPLRQLLENSLQSTSLKSLTQAFTTHTDFQTIPTQTIEKHFTRHNNGGANFITTDLQNIHSLILQELPDTLVQFVDSDDFLSLDYIENNLNIFTKNPEITIIGNAPIEYIESTQQNIYDSKFNTFKPLPTNSCDTLINTFKSLLKHYPIWFAWSGTFNAKMLNLYHLRFYHGILFEDTDFGSILFMLQGKFYYHNAQGYHYRIRPNSITTATDNPTQEYIPNLPTTKEYFKAYCKAKVGINIYKASKILINNLEIQKKISANLQDYIIYNYFDSSFVTRDFGNIINELKELNIYKEIQKRIPYLFIKECFRHPIKIPLKIIKFYNIYKRFIS, encoded by the coding sequence ATGGCAAATACATACAATCCTTGCATTTCAATCATTGTTCCTATTTACAATGTTGAGCCTTATTTAAAAAAATGCTTAAATTCTATTATCAACCAAACTTATAAAAATCTTGACATTATTTTAGTTGATGATGGTAGCACAGATGGCAGCCTAGAGATTGCCCTAAATTATGCGACAAAAGATGAGAGAATACTTGTAATCTCAAAGCCTAATGGCGGTTTAAGCAGTGCTAGAAATATGGGATTAGAACTTCTAAAAAACACTCCACTAAGGCAACTTTTAGAAAACTCTTTACAAAGCACTTCCCTTAAGTCCCTAACGCAAGCTTTTACAACCCACACAGATTTTCAAACAATCCCAACTCAAACGATTGAAAAACACTTTACAAGACATAATAATGGGGGAGCAAATTTTATCACCACAGATTTACAAAATATTCACTCCCTAATTCTTCAAGAGTTGCCAGATACGCTTGTGCAATTTGTAGATTCTGATGATTTTTTATCCCTAGATTATATTGAAAATAATCTCAATATTTTTACTAAAAACCCGGAAATCACAATCATAGGAAATGCCCCAATAGAATATATAGAATCTACACAACAAAACATTTACGATTCCAAATTTAACACTTTTAAACCTTTGCCCACCAATTCCTGTGACACCCTAATAAACACCTTTAAATCGCTCTTAAAGCACTATCCTATTTGGTTTGCTTGGTCAGGCACTTTTAATGCAAAAATGCTAAACCTCTACCATCTTCGCTTTTATCACGGAATCCTTTTTGAAGATACGGATTTTGGAAGCATTCTTTTTATGTTACAAGGCAAGTTTTACTATCACAATGCTCAAGGCTATCATTACAGAATCCGCCCTAACTCAATCACCACAGCAACAGACAATCCAACCCAAGAATATATCCCAAATCTCCCAACGACAAAAGAATACTTTAAAGCATATTGTAAAGCTAAAGTTGGAATCAATATTTACAAGGCTTCTAAAATACTTATAAATAATTTAGAAATACAAAAGAAAATATCTGCCAATTTACAAGATTATATTATTTATAATTACTTTGATTCTAGTTTTGTTACTAGAGATTTTGGCAATATTATTAATGAACTAAAAGAATTAAATATTTATAAAGAAATTCAAAAAAGGATTCCATATCTTTTTATCAAAGAGTGCTTTAGACACCCTATAAAAATTCCTTTAAAAATTATTAAATTTTATAATATTTATAAAAGATTTATATCATAA
- the rny gene encoding ribonuclease Y: MVIWVLTSSILSALVAGGGSYLISRKLSRAKLEVQIEQANAKAKAIEYEAEKLLQESKIKAKDIELEAKLNADKESNRLFKEHEANLLLFEKEKLAQSQRLEKEVCKIEHEKHLLSKDRNALFEEQESLKRLKTAYNTKLEGLTQTLSKVANLTKNEAKQMFLEHIKEESKLEAARIIREQETQAKQEAKEKANYILAMATSRFAGEFAAERLIQSIVLPSDDLKARIIGKEGRNIKTLEMICGVDIIIDDTPNVIIVSSHNLYRRAIAVETINRLLEDGRIQPARIEEIYQKCFNEFEESIYKEGEQVVLDLGINGIHPEVKKLIGRLRYRASYGQNALAHSLEVANLAGIIAAELGGDCLLATRAGLLHDIGKSRTHEFKGTHVELGAEIARRYNEPSVVLNAILSHHGNEEIKSVEAAAVCAADALSAARPGARREVLENYLRRVSEIEKIATSKMGVLHAYAINSGREVRVIVKSEDINDDEAYLLAKDIAKDIESSVQYPGEVKVSVIRETRACAVAE; the protein is encoded by the coding sequence ATGGTAATATGGGTTCTTACAAGCTCTATTCTCTCCGCTCTAGTCGCCGGCGGAGGTAGCTATCTTATTTCACGCAAACTCTCACGCGCAAAACTAGAAGTCCAAATAGAACAAGCAAATGCTAAAGCAAAAGCAATAGAATATGAAGCAGAAAAATTACTCCAAGAATCTAAAATTAAGGCAAAGGATATTGAGCTAGAAGCCAAGCTAAATGCTGACAAAGAAAGCAATAGGCTTTTCAAAGAACACGAAGCAAATCTCTTGCTCTTTGAAAAAGAAAAGTTGGCGCAATCTCAACGCCTAGAAAAGGAAGTATGCAAGATTGAACATGAAAAACATTTGTTAAGCAAAGATCGCAATGCACTTTTTGAAGAACAAGAATCCCTTAAAAGACTAAAGACAGCTTATAACACTAAGCTTGAAGGACTTACACAAACTCTCTCAAAAGTGGCAAATCTCACCAAAAATGAAGCTAAACAAATGTTTTTAGAACACATAAAAGAAGAATCCAAACTAGAAGCTGCAAGAATTATTAGAGAGCAAGAAACACAGGCAAAACAAGAAGCCAAAGAAAAAGCAAACTATATCTTAGCCATGGCAACTTCACGCTTTGCAGGAGAGTTTGCAGCGGAGCGCTTAATCCAAAGTATTGTCTTGCCAAGCGATGACCTAAAAGCACGCATTATAGGAAAAGAAGGGCGCAATATTAAAACTTTAGAAATGATTTGTGGCGTGGATATTATCATTGATGATACGCCAAATGTGATTATTGTAAGCTCACACAATCTCTACCGCCGCGCGATTGCAGTAGAAACAATAAATCGCTTGCTGGAAGATGGCAGAATCCAACCTGCACGCATTGAAGAAATTTATCAAAAATGCTTCAATGAATTTGAAGAAAGCATTTACAAAGAAGGCGAACAAGTAGTGTTAGATCTAGGCATTAATGGAATCCATCCAGAAGTCAAAAAACTCATTGGTAGGCTTCGTTATCGCGCAAGTTATGGACAAAATGCACTCGCACATTCCTTAGAAGTTGCCAACCTTGCTGGTATTATTGCTGCTGAGCTCGGTGGGGATTGCTTGCTTGCAACAAGGGCAGGATTGCTCCATGATATAGGCAAATCTCGCACACATGAATTTAAAGGCACCCATGTAGAGCTTGGAGCAGAAATTGCACGACGATACAATGAACCCTCTGTGGTTTTAAATGCAATTCTCTCTCACCACGGCAATGAAGAGATTAAAAGTGTTGAAGCAGCAGCTGTCTGTGCAGCAGATGCACTATCAGCAGCACGTCCCGGAGCAAGGCGCGAAGTGCTAGAAAACTATCTAAGGCGCGTGAGCGAAATTGAAAAAATCGCTACTTCTAAAATGGGCGTTTTGCACGCTTATGCAATTAACTCTGGGCGTGAAGTGCGCGTGATTGTAAAATCCGAAGACATTAATGATGATGAAGCCTATCTCTTAGCTAAAGACATCGCAAAGGATATAGAATCTAGCGTGCAGTATCCGGGCGAAGTGAAGGTTAGCGTTATCCGCGAAACTAGAGCTTGCGCCGTGGCAGAGTAA
- a CDS encoding 5-formyltetrahydrofolate cyclo-ligase encodes MSDLKANYRKVFKDNLTKISHQNNTLRLDYRIQNALKTELERLLSKHKGKQPVNLLFYYPLPIEFNSKKLLYIYKRKKKVQIFLPFMQGISFKIVKYRLPIQKRAFGVYEPSNSSFKISKLDYAIVPVIGIDKTFKRIGFGKGMYDRFFSTLKTKPQTIFICRALNLAQCAITQPYDLQADCFISPFASLKFKDINNGNMGSYKLYSLRSSRRRR; translated from the coding sequence ATGTCTGATTTAAAGGCAAATTATCGCAAAGTTTTTAAAGACAATCTTACAAAAATTTCACACCAAAATAACACATTGCGGCTAGATTACAGAATCCAAAATGCTCTAAAAACAGAGCTTGAACGCCTACTTTCTAAACACAAAGGGAAACAACCTGTTAATCTTTTGTTTTACTATCCTTTACCCATAGAATTTAACAGCAAAAAACTTTTATACATTTACAAAAGAAAAAAAAAGGTGCAAATTTTTTTACCTTTTATGCAGGGTATCAGTTTTAAAATTGTAAAATACAGACTTCCAATACAAAAAAGGGCTTTTGGAGTTTATGAACCTAGTAATTCATCCTTTAAAATCTCAAAACTTGATTATGCAATTGTCCCTGTGATTGGAATTGATAAAACATTTAAACGCATAGGATTTGGCAAAGGAATGTATGATAGATTTTTTAGCACTTTAAAGACAAAACCACAAACAATTTTTATATGCCGTGCATTAAATCTAGCGCAATGCGCAATTACACAGCCTTATGATTTACAAGCAGATTGTTTTATTTCTCCTTTTGCCAGCCTAAAATTTAAGGATATTAATAATGGTAATATGGGTTCTTACAAGCTCTATTCTCTCCGCTCTAGTCGCCGGCGGAGGTAG
- a CDS encoding TonB-dependent receptor, which yields MALNTALLAQSQNTALFEKSDSINKDLKLSVIHAEEFVENTDFKEEFDAQSITLSNAQNIYDFLNTNSLLTIRSNYGNPYTQNIDLRGFGQNGHKNLAIVVDGILFENIDSAAVSLSSIPLDSIQKIEIIRGKGTTKYGSGAVSGILKITTTRKSGGTLNLSYGSYGTLNSQFFTRAVKDTLNIGAYGQYQHTQGERYLNDLSDEKSGSYNKNGGITAFFYPSNDLLLKANLSYAKYGIKYANPISKEAFESDPTLPGNGHTHQKRWDLTYSTGFTSFSDLGIVTDVNLGGSRNASRYVNFDSKYEGKGVFGDFNSHFKNDSFFVEFGGAMRANERENSGQKAEVESLLLYLNGEKYIGDSTFNAGVSTQRVITKQSDIYSKQHNLFGGELGYNYALNSQISLFASYARSFNVPNVDWLLYYDPINFTPVANPYLDVATFDTYQIGTKGIFGIHTIGANAFIIQGKDEAFFGFSKLTGVSANQSLGKTQRIGGEMKFTTQYSSLLYSKLSYAYVESKIKSAEFDGKEIPGVSKHTFTASLNYLPLTNLNLGVHYKYGSKMYDYNDFDNTQGKSPNYQSLNLSASYTFKDFEVYAYVNNLTNHKNAIIVSSAYYPYEFERTFGGGVKYTW from the coding sequence TTGGCACTTAATACTGCATTACTTGCGCAAAGTCAAAATACCGCATTGTTTGAAAAATCAGATTCCATAAATAAGGATCTTAAACTTTCTGTAATCCACGCCGAAGAGTTTGTGGAGAATACGGATTTTAAAGAAGAGTTTGACGCACAGAGCATTACACTCTCTAATGCTCAAAATATCTACGACTTCTTAAATACAAATTCTCTACTCACAATCCGCTCTAACTATGGCAACCCTTACACACAAAACATTGATCTGCGTGGCTTTGGGCAAAACGGGCATAAGAACCTTGCCATTGTTGTAGATGGAATCTTATTTGAAAACATAGATTCCGCCGCTGTTTCACTTAGTAGCATTCCGCTAGATTCTATCCAAAAAATAGAAATTATCCGCGGAAAAGGCACAACAAAGTATGGAAGTGGCGCGGTAAGTGGAATCTTAAAAATCACAACAACGCGCAAAAGTGGTGGCACGCTCAACCTAAGCTATGGAAGCTATGGAACGCTAAATTCACAATTTTTCACACGCGCTGTTAAAGATACTTTGAACATTGGAGCATATGGACAATATCAACACACACAAGGGGAGCGTTATCTAAACGATCTTAGCGATGAAAAAAGCGGAAGCTATAACAAAAATGGTGGAATCACAGCGTTTTTCTACCCTAGCAATGATTTGCTTTTAAAAGCAAACCTAAGCTACGCAAAATACGGAATCAAATACGCAAACCCCATCTCTAAAGAAGCCTTTGAAAGCGACCCGACACTTCCGGGCAATGGACACACACACCAAAAACGCTGGGACTTAACCTATTCTACCGGCTTTACAAGCTTTAGTGACTTGGGTATTGTAACAGATGTTAATCTTGGCGGAAGTCGCAACGCAAGCCGTTATGTCAATTTTGATTCCAAATACGAGGGCAAGGGAGTTTTTGGGGATTTTAACTCACATTTTAAAAACGATTCCTTTTTTGTAGAATTTGGCGGAGCAATGCGCGCAAATGAACGCGAAAATTCAGGACAAAAAGCAGAAGTAGAATCGCTACTTTTATATCTTAATGGCGAAAAATACATTGGCGATTCCACCTTTAATGCCGGCGTTTCAACACAGCGCGTTATCACAAAGCAAAGCGATATTTATAGCAAGCAACACAATCTCTTTGGCGGAGAGCTAGGCTATAATTACGCACTTAATAGCCAAATCTCACTTTTTGCGTCCTATGCGCGAAGTTTTAATGTCCCAAATGTGGATTGGCTATTGTATTATGACCCCATAAACTTCACGCCTGTTGCTAATCCTTACCTTGATGTCGCCACCTTTGATACTTATCAAATTGGCACAAAAGGAATCTTTGGAATCCATACCATCGGCGCAAATGCTTTTATCATTCAAGGTAAAGATGAAGCCTTTTTTGGATTTAGCAAACTTACAGGGGTTAGTGCAAACCAAAGCTTAGGCAAAACCCAAAGAATTGGCGGAGAGATGAAATTTACTACACAATATAGCTCATTGCTCTACTCTAAGCTAAGCTATGCCTATGTGGAATCCAAAATTAAAAGTGCCGAGTTTGATGGCAAGGAAATTCCGGGCGTTTCTAAACACACATTTACCGCAAGCCTAAATTACTTGCCACTAACAAACCTTAATCTAGGCGTGCATTATAAATATGGCTCAAAAATGTATGATTACAACGACTTTGACAACACACAAGGCAAATCACCAAATTACCAAAGTCTAAATCTTAGTGCAAGTTATACCTTTAAAGATTTTGAAGTGTATGCGTATGTAAATAATCTTACAAATCACAAAAATGCTATTATTGTAAGTAGTGCGTATTATCCTTATGAGTTTGAACGCACCTTTGGTGGGGGCGTGAAATACACTTGGTAA